The Plasmodium vinckei vinckei genome assembly, chromosome: PVVCY_09 genome includes the window GATATTTGTTGTTTTAATTAAGGGCTTATTTAATAAGATCATGGACACAAaggaacaaaaaaaataacaaacaaaattgcaaatgaaaaaaaaaatatatattatatataaacaaaaatgagAATTATAACTTATTTGTAtctataaattaaaaacttTTTATGTATGTAATTATGGttatgttatatttatacagtATGAGATATTCTTACAATGATTTTATGTAACTGcaaactttttattttgcttCAAAAAATGAGTGTATAAGataattccatttttatttttatgtttttatatttttttaatttttattcttgacttattttgttacaatatttatttaattacatacatattcatgtacatatgtatggatattttttttgtcaaaTGTGGGTGTTAATAAAGCGTAGCATAAAAGGGGtgcaatttaaaaaaaaaaaaaaaaatacatacttaaaaaatgtagaaattaaataaaattatttaagcttaaaaaattatatctctatatatatgaacatttaaattaatgCATTTATTTCTGTGTATAAATAGAAATACCAAATCAGATTGAAACAGaacaaaaggaaaaaaaacataaacaGATCAAAGAGAAATACACATGCATTCACTTAAATTggtatttaaattattacaataaagagaaaaatCTAAAATAGACACAAAAATTTTGAGAGaataaatgatttttttttaataataatatatagctTAAATTTGTATGATTACTTTTtgtgaatatttaaaaggtTGAATGTTTGGAATTATTGAATAAAGTAGAAAGAATTGAGAATAGTCAAAAAAAACTGACTAAATAAATAGCATAAATAaggtttatttttatgtaaaatgTGTTTTgacaattatttatttatatgtgtgtTCATTAGGGAGATGAAAAAGGGTGTAAAGAAATACCATTTTATATAGGCAATTGTTTTCACCGTATTAACTAATGATTACTTATGTTTATCTACCATTTAGGATggtttgtaattttttaaaatatattctattAGCAATTTCTACATATTTGAACGTTTCTTTTCTCCGATGGTTTAAGCCCATAATTTGGTATtactcatttttatttattgaaatatttCGTAAGACATAAGTATGTTTGTCCATTCTTTAAATGTTCTCTATATAGTATTAAGCCAGTATGAGTAAATATAGGGGACAAAAAGTAcatacaataataataatgttgatgataaaatattatgtctGTGTAGAATTGTCAaaggatataaaaatgtgcaTAATTAACagttttttatgaattttcAATCAAAGTGTAGTAAATTTTCTtcctattattttttgaatttcaTTGGGAATTTGCttattaataaacaaaaaaaatattaaaaaaaatgtgcgACGATTAAAATGAGACAAGACATTTTATGAGAAGAGGGGGAAAAAAGTATCTCATTGAAAATGGggatatacatattaaaaatgatgcGGAGAAAAAAGagagaaaatatattagtatatataaatttttataaaaaaaaaagttaagtagaaaatattaaagcAGATTTAATGAAGATAACAAAATGGAAAGTGTAAAATGTATAAGTAGTGAAAGTTTGAAAAATGAAGAGACAGatttagtaaaaaataatgatggaTGTGTAGATAGTGAAATAGTTAGGGAAGAGATAGAGAATGACCATAAGGCATTAAACATTATAAAGGAAGGATTATCAGATATAGAGAAAACATTAAATGGTGAAGGATACGCATTTAGTAATTTAAATTgtagttataaaaatatagaatatataccaaaagatataataaattatatatatttaaaatatataaatatgtctaataataaaattgaaaatatatcaaatttatataagctagataacatattatttttagatATATCTtacaatttaataaataatttagatgaaataaaaagctTGTatctaaaaaattgtatatatatgaatatatccCATAATtcaattaatataataaatgatataaaaatgaaaaatattatagaaCTAGATTTATCTTACAacaatatagaaaatgtgaatatatattttcctgAAACATTAAAGAGTTTGAATATgtctaataataatataaaaaatatatgttttaaaaatagattGGAGAATATAGAATTATTAGATATATCTTCTAATCCTATTGAAGATTTAAACTTTTATGAAATTATtccaaatataaaaactttaaaattaaatgataattatagtttacctattaataatttaagtgaattaaataattttaaaaatattcaatttTTAGATATGGAAAATTATCTTCATTTTAAAGATAAATCATATACAGAGATAAAACAGatattatttcaaaatac containing:
- a CDS encoding leucine-rich repeat protein produces the protein MESVKCISSESLKNEETDLVKNNDGCVDSEIVREEIENDHKALNIIKEGLSDIEKTLNGEGYAFSNLNCSYKNIEYIPKDIINYIYLKYINMSNNKIENISNLYKLDNILFLDISYNLINNLDEIKSLYLKNCIYMNISHNSINIINDIKMKNIIELDLSYNNIENVNIYFPETLKSLNMSNNNIKNICFKNRLENIELLDISSNPIEDLNFYEIIPNIKTLKLNDNYSLPINNLSELNNFKNIQFLDMENYLHFKDKSYTEIKQILFQNTPDVNLKKFNGNLIIKNQSRHSKEAK